The following are encoded together in the Anoplopoma fimbria isolate UVic2021 breed Golden Eagle Sablefish chromosome 9, Afim_UVic_2022, whole genome shotgun sequence genome:
- the LOC129096406 gene encoding uncharacterized protein LOC129096406: MMLCSLVPIFLLSAVFQFIQVNVEMSMKCQEMSIYNFQTDKTFSLRYLSVMGFVINIDTLMLMCPELLQSQQYICTYRFSQDHLELLFNSIRASGGWNNNPSAGQFQGIFRRLMVRCGVTPSTSGNVAPQDETVSLSAVEMSSPSETEELEVPFVNVSALIGDHSYLPTRFGGLVENALVYIAGFVVRQVLRKLSCGECRASLVTDAARASFDESYHLLTLKNKGGLMIPSEGTVKVVRSAERFIRQRASGQAVSVSVVKQFVRADIWTDDVFLLKEHIQDTQFGIENHHFALLSLVVSVFHKIRLHHIAKLSTLQLQTGNSRKKLSKTILFKGF, from the exons ATGATGCTCTGTTCTCTTGTTCCGATCTTTTTGCTGTCTGCGGTTTTTCAGTTCATACAGGTGAATGTGGAAATGTCCATGAAATGTCAGGAAATGTCCATCTACAACTTTCaaactgacaaaacattttctttaaggtACCTGTCTGTCATGGGGTTTGTCATCAACATTGACACCCTAATGCTGATGTGtcctgagctgctgcagagtcaGCAATATATCTGCACCTACCGGTTCAGCCAGGATCATTTGGAGCTCCTTTTCAACTCCATCAGGGCATCAG gGGGCTGGAACAACAATCCCTCCGCAGGCCAGTTCCAGGGCATCTTCCGCCGGCTCATGGTCCGATGTGGTGTCACACCGAGCACTTCAGGGAATGTGGCACCACAGGATGAGACCGTGTCCCTGTCGGCTGTAGAGATGTCCTCTCCCTCTGAAACGGAAGAGCTTGAGGTGCCCTTCGTGAATGTCTCTGCGTTGATTGGGGACCACAGCTACTTGCCAACCCGCTTTGGTGGCCTAGTGGAAAACGCACTGGTCTACATTGCAGGGTTTGTGGTGCGGCAGGTTTTGAGAAAGCTGTCCTGTGGTGAGTGCCGTGCTAGCCTGGTGACAGATGCTGCACGCGCATCTTTCGACGAGAGCTACCACCTGCTGACTCTGAAGAACAAAGGAGGGCTGATGATTCCTTCAGAGGGGACAGTGAAGGTGGTCAGGTCAGCAGAGCGGTTCATTCGCCAGCGTGCATCAGGGCaagctgtcagtgtgtctgtggtcaAGCAGTTTGTCCGGGCTGACATCTGGACAGATGATGTGTTTCTCCTCAAGGAGCACATTCAGGACACACAATTTGGCATTGAAAACCACCACTTTGCACTGTTGTCCTTGGTTGTGTCTGTATTTCACAAGATCAGGCTGCACCACATTGCAAAACTGAGCACGCTGCAATTACAGACTGGCAACAGTCGAAAAAAGCTCAGCAAGACAATACTTTTTAAAGGGTTCTAG